The Panicum hallii strain FIL2 chromosome 9, PHallii_v3.1, whole genome shotgun sequence genome has a window encoding:
- the LOC112877016 gene encoding alpha-terpineol synthase, chloroplastic-like isoform X1, translated as MATPKWFQVQRPRPAARPAAANTRADPSSFDKLKFRVRHLLHHEMELLPKLRVIDTVQRLGVAYHFDEEIHAILNSVSMEGQDVGRMHDAHLMTSLFRLLRQNKSPTSPELLLRSLKDGTGGFKKSLREDTQGLLSLYEASHLAFGGEDILDEARVFSTEALRERLPLMRPHLRSSVDNTLAVPLHWAAPRLQARWFIDHYAGDGEADQVMLRFAELDFNNMQKLHQQELSRITRWWRNADLNKNLPFARDRLMECFYFATGVASEPGLAACREVVAKAFALIVVLDDIYDIYGTLGELAQFTDAIERWEAAASEQLPEYMKGIYLTIFNFSNEVAEHVRKTHGCDVRFLLKKAWHDLCKAFLLEAKWHYSNYKPTLQEYLDNGWVSVSGPLMLLHAFPMLNEGITQKSIDQLESHYPKLVQMVSKIFRLCNDSATHSEELKRGDAPSSIAIHMFENRAMETDARQAMRDLTMETWKIVNQDVYDDNCRYPPSFANACVNMARISHCIYQGGDGISAPDDGKRMEISELFLEPLKVAPDGGRY; from the exons ATGGCGACGCCCAAATGGTTTCAGGTTCAGCGGCCGCGCCCGGCTGCACGTCCGGCTGCGGCGAACACGCGG GCTGATCCATCTAGCTTTGACAAGTTAAAGTTCCGCGTGAGGCATCTACTTCACCATGAAATGGAATTACTGCCAAAGCTTAGAGTCATCGACACAGTGCAACGGCTCGGTGTTGCCTACCATTTCGACGAGGAGATCCATGCCATACTCAACTCTGTCTCAATGGAGGGACAAGACGTCGGTCGCATGCACGACGCTCATCTCATGACCTCACTCTTTAGATTGCTTAGGCAGAACAAGTCTCCCACCTCTCCAG AACTGCTACTGCGAAGCCTGAAGGACGGAACGGGTGGCTTCAAGAAATCACTTCGGGAGGACACACAGGGTCTTCTTTCCCTGTACGAGGCTTCACATCTTGCATTCGGAGGCGAAGATATCCTTGACGAAGCAAGGGTGTTTTCAACCGAGGCTCTAAGAGAACGCCTGCCGTTAATGCGTCCTCATCTAAGGAGCTCTGTAGATAATACTCTGGCCGTTCCTCTGCACTGGGCGGCCCCAAGATTGCAAGCAAGATGGTTCATCGACCACTACGCTGGAGATGGTGAAGCAGATCAAGTGATGCTTCGTTTCGCCGAGCTTGACTTCAACAACATGCAAAAACTACACCAGCAAGAACTTTCGAGGATAACACG CTGGTGGAGGAATGCTGATCTGAACAAAAACTTACCGTTTGCGAGGGATCGTTTGATGGAGTGCTTCTATTTTGCAACCGGTGTCGCTTCCGAACCTGGTCTCGCAGCATGCCGGGAAGTGGTCGCTAAAGCATTTGCTCTAATTGTGGTCTTGGATGATATCTACGATATCTATGGAACATTAGGTGAACTTGCACAGTTCACCGATGCCATTGAAAG ATGGGAGGCCGCTGCAAGCGAACAACTACCCGAGTACATGAAAGGAATCTACCTCACTATCTTCAACTTCTCAAACGAGGTGGCTGAGCACGTTCGAAAGACACATGGATGTGATGTACGGTTTCTCCTTAAGAAAGCG TGGCATGACCTTTGCAAGGCGTTTCTATTGGAAGCAAAGTGGCATTACAGTAACTACAAACCAACCCTCCAAGAATATTTGGACAACGGATGGGTGTCGGTCTCTGGACCGCTAATGTTGCTCCATGCTTTCCCCATGCTCAACGAGGGCATCACCCAGAAGTCCATAGACCAACTTGAAAGCCATTATCCGAAGCTTGTACAGATGGTGTCCAAGATATTCCGCCTTTGCAACGACTCGGCAACACATTCT GAAGAGTTGAAGAGAGGAGACGCACCATCTTCTATAGCGATTCACATGTTTGAGAACAGAGCCATGGAGACTGACGCTCGACAAGCCATGAGAGACCTGACCATGGAGACCTGGAAAATAGTCAATCAGGATGTGTACGACGACAACTGCCGGTACCCTCCTTCCTTTGCAAATGCTTGTGTGAACATGGCGCGCATCTCCCACTGCATCTACCAAGGTGGCGATGGTATTAGTGCACCAGATGATGGGAAAAGGATGGAAATTAgcgagctgttcttggagcctTTAAAAGTGGCTCCTGACGGCGGACGCTACTAG
- the LOC112877016 gene encoding alpha-terpineol synthase, chloroplastic-like isoform X2 — MESLEAANKCDGNPADPSSFDKLKFRVRHLLHHEMELLPKLRVIDTVQRLGVAYHFDEEIHAILNSVSMEGQDVGRMHDAHLMTSLFRLLRQNKSPTSPELLLRSLKDGTGGFKKSLREDTQGLLSLYEASHLAFGGEDILDEARVFSTEALRERLPLMRPHLRSSVDNTLAVPLHWAAPRLQARWFIDHYAGDGEADQVMLRFAELDFNNMQKLHQQELSRITRWWRNADLNKNLPFARDRLMECFYFATGVASEPGLAACREVVAKAFALIVVLDDIYDIYGTLGELAQFTDAIERWEAAASEQLPEYMKGIYLTIFNFSNEVAEHVRKTHGCDVRFLLKKAWHDLCKAFLLEAKWHYSNYKPTLQEYLDNGWVSVSGPLMLLHAFPMLNEGITQKSIDQLESHYPKLVQMVSKIFRLCNDSATHSEELKRGDAPSSIAIHMFENRAMETDARQAMRDLTMETWKIVNQDVYDDNCRYPPSFANACVNMARISHCIYQGGDGISAPDDGKRMEISELFLEPLKVAPDGGRY, encoded by the exons ATGGAGTCGTTAGAGGCTGCCAACAAGTGTGATGGTAATCCG GCTGATCCATCTAGCTTTGACAAGTTAAAGTTCCGCGTGAGGCATCTACTTCACCATGAAATGGAATTACTGCCAAAGCTTAGAGTCATCGACACAGTGCAACGGCTCGGTGTTGCCTACCATTTCGACGAGGAGATCCATGCCATACTCAACTCTGTCTCAATGGAGGGACAAGACGTCGGTCGCATGCACGACGCTCATCTCATGACCTCACTCTTTAGATTGCTTAGGCAGAACAAGTCTCCCACCTCTCCAG AACTGCTACTGCGAAGCCTGAAGGACGGAACGGGTGGCTTCAAGAAATCACTTCGGGAGGACACACAGGGTCTTCTTTCCCTGTACGAGGCTTCACATCTTGCATTCGGAGGCGAAGATATCCTTGACGAAGCAAGGGTGTTTTCAACCGAGGCTCTAAGAGAACGCCTGCCGTTAATGCGTCCTCATCTAAGGAGCTCTGTAGATAATACTCTGGCCGTTCCTCTGCACTGGGCGGCCCCAAGATTGCAAGCAAGATGGTTCATCGACCACTACGCTGGAGATGGTGAAGCAGATCAAGTGATGCTTCGTTTCGCCGAGCTTGACTTCAACAACATGCAAAAACTACACCAGCAAGAACTTTCGAGGATAACACG CTGGTGGAGGAATGCTGATCTGAACAAAAACTTACCGTTTGCGAGGGATCGTTTGATGGAGTGCTTCTATTTTGCAACCGGTGTCGCTTCCGAACCTGGTCTCGCAGCATGCCGGGAAGTGGTCGCTAAAGCATTTGCTCTAATTGTGGTCTTGGATGATATCTACGATATCTATGGAACATTAGGTGAACTTGCACAGTTCACCGATGCCATTGAAAG ATGGGAGGCCGCTGCAAGCGAACAACTACCCGAGTACATGAAAGGAATCTACCTCACTATCTTCAACTTCTCAAACGAGGTGGCTGAGCACGTTCGAAAGACACATGGATGTGATGTACGGTTTCTCCTTAAGAAAGCG TGGCATGACCTTTGCAAGGCGTTTCTATTGGAAGCAAAGTGGCATTACAGTAACTACAAACCAACCCTCCAAGAATATTTGGACAACGGATGGGTGTCGGTCTCTGGACCGCTAATGTTGCTCCATGCTTTCCCCATGCTCAACGAGGGCATCACCCAGAAGTCCATAGACCAACTTGAAAGCCATTATCCGAAGCTTGTACAGATGGTGTCCAAGATATTCCGCCTTTGCAACGACTCGGCAACACATTCT GAAGAGTTGAAGAGAGGAGACGCACCATCTTCTATAGCGATTCACATGTTTGAGAACAGAGCCATGGAGACTGACGCTCGACAAGCCATGAGAGACCTGACCATGGAGACCTGGAAAATAGTCAATCAGGATGTGTACGACGACAACTGCCGGTACCCTCCTTCCTTTGCAAATGCTTGTGTGAACATGGCGCGCATCTCCCACTGCATCTACCAAGGTGGCGATGGTATTAGTGCACCAGATGATGGGAAAAGGATGGAAATTAgcgagctgttcttggagcctTTAAAAGTGGCTCCTGACGGCGGACGCTACTAG
- the LOC112872961 gene encoding uncharacterized protein LOC112872961: MALGDDSNPASYIHTVQHLIERCMTFGMSMEECMEALAKRADVQPVVTSTVWKELEKENKEFFDQYKQWTSEKRSAGRSS, from the exons ATGGCGTTGGGAGACGACTCCAATCCTGCCTCTTACATCCACACG GTGCAGCACCTGATTGAGAGGTGCATGACGTTCGGGATGAGCATGGAGGAGTGCATGGAGGCGCTGGCCAAGCGCGCCGACGTCCAGCCCGTCGTCACCTCCACAG TGtggaaggagctggagaaggaGAACAAGGAGTTCTTCGACCAGTACAAGCAGTGGACATCGGAGAAGCGAAGCGCGGGCCGCAGCTCCTAA